AGGCTCCGAAGCTTTTGGAGCGTGTGAGGGAAGCTATCCGGGTAAGGCATTATTCGATTCGCACGGAACAAACTTATGTGGACTGGGTGCGGCGTTACATTCTTTTTCATGGGAAACGGCATCCTTCTGAAATGGGCGGGGCGGAGGTTGCCGCATTTCTGACTCATTTGGCGACGGAAAGAAAGGTAGCCTCCAGCACGCAGAACCAAGCTTTGAATGCGTTGGTGTTCCTGTATGGGCAAGTGTTGGAACGTGATCTTGGGATGATGGATGGTATCGTCCGTGCCAAAACCCCTGAAACACGCCCGGTGGTCTTGACCAAAAAGGAGGTTCATGACCTTCTGGAGGCTATGCCGGATGATGAACATGGATTGATGGCGCGACTGCTTTACGGGACGGGCATGCGTTTGATGGAGTGCGTGCGGCTGCGGGTCAAGGACATCGATTTTGGTTATGGAGAGATCATGGTCAGGGACGGAAAGGGAGCGAAGGACCGAGTGACGATGCTGCCGCAGTCGTTGCACGAACCCTTGAAAAAACAATTGATTAATGTCAGGCGATTGCATGAGCAGGATCTGAGGATGGGATTCGGGCGGGTGTATTTGCCCGGTGCATTGAGTGTGAAATATCCGAATGCGGACCAGGAACCAGGCTGGCAATATGTTTTTCCATCTAGACAATTTTCTGTGGACCCCCGTAGCGGTCAAAAGCGGCGACATCACATTCATGAAAATGGACTGCAAAAATATGTAAAAGCCGCTGGACTGAAAGCCAAGCTGACCAAACCGGTCAAATGCCATACCCTCCGACATTCATTTGCAACGCATCTTCTGGAGAATCATTATGATATCCGGACCGTGCAAGAGCTTTTGGGACATAAGGACGTTTCGACGACGATGATTTATACGCATGTACTCAATCGTGGCGGACAGGGTGTCCGGAGTCCGTTAGATTAAAAGGGGGCACTTTTGGATTTTTAGGCGCGCGGTGCCCCGTCAATGGCACATTTTCGATAAACCGGTCCCCGACCGATCAGGATAAAAAGACTGCGCTGGGACTTCCTGCACTTGGAAAGATTGAACGGAATCAAACAGCCGTAATCAATATCAAAAGAGGAAAAGGGTATTTAAGCCGGATCGTGAGGGGATTCGGGAAATATTCTCTCCCCCGCCCCTCGGGGGTGAAAAGTGAATAAACTCTAAAAGAAAATTAACCCACCACTCAGTGGCATTTGCTCGTTCATCCTGCGATTTTGGTCAATGGGGTGAGAGAGGGTTATTGTCTATTATTCCGATATCCGTTTATTTTGCCATTCCGCTTCATCGATCGCCGGGGGATCGTATCAATGAGTGTGTGTTGACGGGGCTTTCGCTGAAAATCCAATAATGGTACGCCGATCTCCTCGGGAGTCACTGGCTTTAGAACGGTTTTTGTCCTTGAGCGGCCACCGGCCGGTGACCAGGGAATGTCACGGAGATGCTCGTCGAGTTCCTTCCGGCTGTGCTGGTCGAGCCGCTGGTACGCCAGCAGGGAGACCATGACGAATGGGAGTAATACGGTGAGGATTCCTGTCACAGCGATGGTTTCCTCCCCGATCATCAAGGCAATGGTGAGATTAAAGGCCATGATGCCCAGATATAATAATACTGGGAGGAGACCACTATTACGGAAATAACACACACCCGC
Above is a genomic segment from Verrucomicrobiota bacterium containing:
- a CDS encoding integron integrase, whose product is APKLLERVREAIRVRHYSIRTEQTYVDWVRRYILFHGKRHPSEMGGAEVAAFLTHLATERKVASSTQNQALNALVFLYGQVLERDLGMMDGIVRAKTPETRPVVLTKKEVHDLLEAMPDDEHGLMARLLYGTGMRLMECVRLRVKDIDFGYGEIMVRDGKGAKDRVTMLPQSLHEPLKKQLINVRRLHEQDLRMGFGRVYLPGALSVKYPNADQEPGWQYVFPSRQFSVDPRSGQKRRHHIHENGLQKYVKAAGLKAKLTKPVKCHTLRHSFATHLLENHYDIRTVQELLGHKDVSTTMIYTHVLNRGGQGVRSPLD